The nucleotide sequence CGCGTCCGGAGTCCGGGCTGAACACCCGCAGGGTTCCGCCGTCCAGCACCCGGACCAGCGCGGCCGTGCGCTCGCCGAAGCCGGGATTCTCGGCGCGGGTCCTGGCGAACAGGTCGTCGATCCCGCCGACCTCCGCCGCCGCCCGGTCCGGCAGCCCGACCGCGGCGCCGATCCGGGTGGTGACCTCCCGCCACGGCAACGACCAGTCGATCTGCCCGGCGGCGTGCAGCACCGTCGGCGCGATCCGGCTCAGCTGCGCGTAACGGTCGGCGTCGATCGCGTTGTTGACGGCCAGGATGAGATCGGGCTGCGCGGCCACGATCGGCTCCAGGTCGAACCGGGTCGTCGCATCCTGCAGCGCGACCGGCGCCGCCCCGTCGAGCAGCGGCCGGGCCCACTCCCCGACACCGTCGTCGGTCGAGCCGCTCCAGACCGGCACCAGCACCGGCACCACACCGAGCGCGAGCAGCACGTCGGCATCGCCGAGGCCGACCGCGGCGACCCGCTGCGGCGGCGAGCTGATCGTCGTCGCACCGTGCTGGTGCTCGATGGTCACCGGCATCGCACCCGGCTCGGCTTCCGGTCCCGCCGCCGGGGCCCCATCGGCTCCGGGCCCGCCGTCGGCCGAACACCCGACAGCCCCCGCTGCGAGGCCGACCAGCGCCAAGGACAGCACCGCACGACGATTGAGCACCGCGTCCACCGCACACCTCCATCACGTTCAGGTGTGCCTCACCTTATTGCGGCGGGTGCCCGGGCACACCGGGCCGGACCGAAAGATCGGACCGAAGATCGGACACGGCCCGGCCCGGTGTGCCGGCGAGGTGGCTCAGGTGCGCTGGCGCGGGGCCCTGCCGTAGGGCTGCTCGACCGGCTCGACCCACTCGGCGGCCGGCGTCGGCGCGGTCACCGGCGCCTCCCCGTCCAGCGCGATCGGCTCGTCGTGGTGGCGCAGCCGCATCGGTGCCCCGTCGAGCAGCTGGTACTCGACGTCCTCGGAAGTGATCGTCACCCGGAGCCTGCGGCCCTGCCACTTCAACCCGAACGAGACCCGGGACAGCGACGGCGGGAGCACCGGGGCGAACGACAGGCCGTCCGCCTCGCACCGCATCCCGCCGAACCCGAGCACCACCGCCGACCAGGTGCCCGCCATCGACGCGATGTGCATGCCGTGGTCGGTGTTGCCCGCCAGGTCCTGCAGGTCCACCAGGGCGGCCTCGGCGAGGTACTGGTGGGCCAGCTCCAGGTGCCCGGTGCGGGCGGCCATCACCGACTGGGTGCACGCCGACAGCGACGAGTCCCGCACCGTGATCGCCTCGTAGTAGGCGAAGTTGCGGCGCTTCTGCTCCTCGGTGAACGCCTCCGGGAAGATCTGCATCGCCAGCACGAGATCGGCCTGCTTGATCACCTGCTTGCGGTACAGGTCGAAGTACGGGTAGTTCAGCAGCAGCGGGTAGCAGTCGGCCGGGGTCTCCTCGAAGTTCCACCGCTGGTGGTCGGTGAAGCCCTCGGACTGCGGGTGCACACCCAGGCGCTCGTCGAACGGGATGAACATCGCGCCCGCGGCGTCCCGCCAGGACGCGATCTCCTCGGAGTCCACCCCGAGCCGCGACGCCGACCGCGGGTGCTTCGCGGCGACCTCGGCGGCGTAGCGCAGGTTCTGCTGCGCCATCAGGTTGGTGTAGACGTTGTTGTCCGCGATCGAGGAGTACTCGTCGGGGCCGGTGACGCCGTCGATCCGGAAGTTGCCCGCCGAGTCGTGGCTGCCCAGTGAGCGCCACAGCCGCGCGGTCGCGACCAGCAGCTCCAGCCCGACCTCCAGCTCGAACTTGGTGTCACCGGTGGCGTGCACGTGCCGCTTCACCGCGTCGGCGATGTCGGCGTTGATGTGGAACGCCGCGGTGCCCGCCGGCCAGTAGCCGGAGCACTCGTGGCCGCGGATGGTGCGCCACGGGAACGCCGCGCCCTTGAGCCCGAGGGTCTCGGCGCGTTCGAAGGCCAGCGGCAGGATCGACTTGCGCCAGCGCAGCGCGTCCGCCGCCGCCTCCGGGGCGACGAAGGACAGCACCTGCAGGCAGAACGTCTCGGTGTCCCAGAAGGTGTGGCCGTCGTAGCCGTCGGCGGTCAGCCCCTTGGCCGGGATGCAGCGCCGCTCGGCACGGGCGCCGGCCTGCAGGATGTGGAAGGTCGCCAGCCGCACGGCCTGCTGCAGCTCGGCGTCACCGTCGATCTCGACGTCGGCGGTGGCCCAGAAGTCGTCGAGGTAGTCGCGCTGCTCGGCGACCAGGCCGTCCCAGCCGGTGTAGCGGGCGGCGGCGATGGCGGCGCGCACCTGGTCGTAGACGGCGGGCAGGCTGCGCCGCGAGGACCAGCCGTAGGCGAGGTACTTGACCACGCGCAGCGACTGGCCGGGCTGGACCCGGGCGATGACGGTGGTGCGGGCGAGATCCTCGTTGGCGTCGGTGGACACCTGGATCCCCTCCGGCCCGAACACCTCGTGCTCCATCGCGGCGCCGCAGCGCAGCTCCGACTTGCGGGTGCGGTGCACCAGGGTCGCCCCGGCGTCACCGGCGCGGGACTGCTCGGGCTCGAGCACGTTGTCCAGGGCGGTGTCCAGGCGCGGGTCGTCGGCGTCGCGGCCGGGCAGCTGCTCGTTGGCGACCAGCTCGGACTGCAGCACCAGCAGCGCGCCGTCACCGGCGGCGCCGCTGCCCTCGTTGCCGTTGCTGACCAGCTCGACCTCGTAGGAGATCGCGGCGACCGCGCGCTGGGTCAGCGACACCATGCGGGTGGAGCGGACCCGGACCCGGCGCCCGGCCGGGGACTCCCACTCGACCTCGCGGTGCAGCGTGCCGGCCTGCATGTCCAGCACCCGCTCGTGCCGGTGCAGGGTGCCGTAGCGCAGGTCGAACGGCTCGTCGTCGACCAGCAGCCGGATCAGCTTGCCGTTGGTGGTGTTGATGATCGTCTGCCCGGACTCGGGGTAGCCGTAGCCGCCCTCGGCATAGGGCAGCGGCCGGACCTCGTAGAACGAGTTCAGGTAGGTGCCGGGCAGCACGTGCGGCTCGCCCTCGTCGAGGTTGCCGCGAAGTCCGATGTGCCCGTTCGAGAGGGCGAACACCGACTCGGTCTGGCCCATCGCGTCCAGGTCGAGTCGCGGCTCACGCACCACCCACGGCTCGACGGTGAAGGTGGGCAGGTGGTCCGGCTTCACGAGCGCTCCAGCAGGTCGGCGAGATCGGTGACGACGACGTCCGCGCCGTGCTCACGCAGCGCGGCGGCCTGGTCGAGGCGGTCGACGCCGATCACGGCGCCGAATCCTCCGGCGCGGCCGGCCTGCACGCCGGCCAGCGCGTCCTCGAACACCACGGCGGCGGAGGTGTCGACCTCCAGGTCGGCCGCGGCAGCGAGGAAGGTGTCGGGTGCGGGCTTGCCGGGAAGCCCGCGTTCCCGGGCGGTGACGCCGTCGACCCGGTGGTCGATGAACGTCTCCAGCCCGGTGACCCGCAGGATCTGCTCGGCGTTCGCCGAGGACGAGACGACGGCGGTGACCAGCCCGGCCTCCCGTACCGCCTCCAGGTAACGCCGCGAGCCCGGGTACACCCGGACGCCCTCGGTGATCTTCACCTGGACCAGGTCGTTCTTGCGGGTCGACAGGCCCCACAGCGTCTCGGTGTCGGCGTCGTCGTCCGGGCTGCCCTCGGGCAGCGCCACGCCACGCGATTCGAGGAAGCTGCGGGTGCCCTCGAGTCGCGGCTTGCCGTCGACGTACGGACCGTAGTCGGCCGCTACGTCGAACGGGGTGAACGTGTCCCCGTCACGGCGTCGGAGGTACTCGTCGAACATCTGCTTCCACGCCGCGGCATGCACGCTCGCGGTATCGGTCAGCACGCCGTCGAGGTCGAACAGGCACGCTCGTGTGCCGTCGGGGAGCCCCAGCATGGCGCGCACGCTATCCGGATCGATGAAGTTCCGTCTCCCCCGGGGACCACAGTGGTTACCCCGAGATGTCGATCACAAACCTTCCGGAACGTCCAGCGGCACGCTGAACAGGACGAACGGGTCACGGACGGCGTCCGCGGGGCGGATCTCGATCCGGCAGGACGGTCCACCCGGATCGGTGACGAGCCGGACGTGCACCGCTCCCCCGCCGGGTACCGGCTCGATCTCCTCCTGCACCCCGCGGCGCACCGCGGCCAGCACCGACAGCGGCGGGACCGCGGCCCCCGGATCGACGCCGGCGGCCGCCGGGTCGTCGATCTCGGCGCTCAGCCGGGCACCGAACCGGGTCCCCTCGATCTGCAGGTATGCGCGGACCGCGGCCAGCTCCTCGTCCAGCCGGATGGTCGGCTCCTCGGCGCGGTCGGCGGCCCGGGACAGATCGGCGAAGCCGAGCAGCAGCTCGCGGGCCCGCGGCGGATCGGTGCGGACCAGCGAGGCGATCGTGTTCAGCGTGTTGTAGACGAAGTGCTGCTCCAGCCGCCGGGACAGCGGGCCGTGCCAGGTGCCGGGCTGCTCCGGGCCGGCGGCCGGCACCGGCGCGGCATCGGTGCCCGCCGGCCCGGCGCCGGAGCGGGCGTCGGTACCGGTGCGCGAGCGGGCCCCGGCATCGGCGCGCGAGTGGACGTCGGCACCTGCACGTGAGCGGGGCTCGGCATCGGCGCGGGAGCGGGCCTCGGCACCGGCGTCGGCACGGGGGCGGGACCGGGCCTCGTCGCGGGCGCGGGTGCCGGTGTCGCGCACAGGGTCCGGCGACACCGGCCCGCCACCCTGCGACCCCCCGGCGGCCGGCATGTCGAGCAGGTCGTCGTCGCGCTCGTCGTCCGGGACGAGCCCCCGCCAGGAGGGCAGCGCGAGCCGTCCGGCGGCCGTCCGGCCCCGGTGCTCGACGGCGGCGGCCAGCCCGGGCGCCAGCCAGCGGGCGTGCTCGGCGACCCCGTCCGGCACGGCCGAGGGCGGTGGGCCGGACGGTGCGGCGAGGATCGTCCGTGCATCGGCGTCCGCGGCGCCGATCCCGACCCGGCCGACGTACCGCGGCCCCTCCGGCCCGGGCAGCGCCAGCAGCACCGCGGCGATCCGGTCCGGCCGCCCCGGCGCCGGGACCCAGCCGGCCAGGAGCACCTGCCTGCGCCTGCGCAGCGGCACCCGCAGCCAGTTCCGGGTCCGCCTGCCCGGCTGGTAGGGCACGTCGAGCCGCTTGAGGTGCAGCCCGTCCAGCCCGTACTGCTCGGCGGTGCGGACCACCAGCTCGGCCTCGTCCAGCCCGAACGAGGGCGGCACCAGGATCGCCGGCCCGGCCAGCGCCAGCTTCTCCAGCTCGGCGCGCCGGCGCCGGTAGGGCAGCTCCAGCACCCGGCGCCCGTCACACCACAGCAGATCGGTCACGACGTAGCCGATCGGCACCTCGGCGCGCAGCGCGGCGTCCGGGGTGAGCGTCGCGGTCCGGCGCAGCAGCGGCCCGCGGGACGGGCGGCCCGCCTCGTCGAGCGCGACGACGGTGCCGTCGAGGACCAGTCCGCCCGGCGGCGCCTGCTCGGCCAGCACGGCCAGCTCGGGGAACGAACCGGTGACGCTGCGCGCCGTCGACGACAGCAGCCGCACCCGCCCGCGGCGCACGTAGGCGACACACCGGTGCCCCTCCCAGCCGAACTCGACGGCCCAGCGCGCGGGATCGGTGGCGTCGGCCAGTTCGCCGGTCGCGGGCAGCATCGGCGGCACGAGATCGGGCATGGTCGGGCGGGACCCACCCGACACCCCTCCCCCGGTCACGGGCCCACGGTAGTCGGGCGCGCGGCGCCGGCCTCCAGCCGCGGTCACCGCGCCCGGGCCACCAGGCACAATCGGGGCCATCATGACGCTCACCGACCGGCTTCCCCGCACCTCCGGCCCCGACAACCCGATCGATCCCGCCGACCTGGTGGAGATCTTCGCCGACTGGGCGTTCGACGAGCGCGGGCTGTCGCTGTACCCGGCGCAGGAGGAGTCGCTGCTGGAGCTGGTGACCGGCGCGAACGTCATCCTGTCCACCCCGACCGGCTCCGGGAAGTCGCTGGTGGCGATGGGCGCCCACGCCGCGGCGCTGGCCCGCGGGGAGCGCACCTTCTACACCGCGCCGATCAAGGCGCTGGTCAGCGAGAAGTTCTTCGCGCTGTGCGAGGTGTTCGGTGCGGACAAGGTCGGCATGCTCACCGGCGACGCCGCGGTCAACGAGAAGGCCCCGATCATCTGCTGCACCGCGGAGATCCTGGCCAATCTGGCGTTGCGCACCGGATCGGGCGCCGACGTCGGCTCCGTCGTGATGGACGAGTTCCACTTCTACGCCGACCCGTCCCGCGGCTGGGCCTGGCAGGTGCCGATCGTCGAGCTCCCGCAGGCACAGTTCCTGCTGATGAGCGCGACCCTGGGCGACACGTCGTTCTTCGCCGGGGACCTGACCCGGCGCACCGGCCGGGAGACCGCCGAGATCACCTCGGTGGACCGGCCGGTGCCGCTGCACTTCCGCTACGTCGTCGAGCCGTTGCACGAGACGATCACCGAGCTGCTGGGGACGAAGGAGGCGCCGGTCTACATCGTGCACTTCACCCAGCAGGCGGCCGTGGAGCGGGCGCAGGCGCTGATGAGCGTGAACGTCACGTCCAAGGAGGACAAGGCGGCGATCGCCGAGACGATCGGCGCGTTCCGCTTCACCTCCGGGTTCGGCCGGACGCTGTCCCGGCTGGTCCGGCACGGCATCGGGGTGCACCACGCCGGGATGCTGCCCCGCTACCGGCGGCTGGTGGAGACGCTCGCCCAGGCCGGGCTGCTCAAGGTCATCTGCGGCACCGACACCCTCGGCGTCGGCATCAACGTGCCGATCCGCACGGTGCTGTTCACCGCGCTGTCCAAG is from Pseudonocardia autotrophica and encodes:
- a CDS encoding ABC transporter substrate-binding protein, producing the protein MTIEHQHGATTISSPPQRVAAVGLGDADVLLALGVVPVLVPVWSGSTDDGVGEWARPLLDGAAPVALQDATTRFDLEPIVAAQPDLILAVNNAIDADRYAQLSRIAPTVLHAAGQIDWSLPWREVTTRIGAAVGLPDRAAAEVGGIDDLFARTRAENPGFGERTAALVRVLDGGTLRVFSPDSGRGQLLTELGFRPAPAVADRFGDTFYLDIAAENLPTLDADLLVVDNYDNAREQLDAMPTFQAMPAVRASRLIGLDPVLSDAVSMPNPLTIPYLVEDLLARISQVPLQG
- a CDS encoding glycoside hydrolase family 65 protein, producing MKPDHLPTFTVEPWVVREPRLDLDAMGQTESVFALSNGHIGLRGNLDEGEPHVLPGTYLNSFYEVRPLPYAEGGYGYPESGQTIINTTNGKLIRLLVDDEPFDLRYGTLHRHERVLDMQAGTLHREVEWESPAGRRVRVRSTRMVSLTQRAVAAISYEVELVSNGNEGSGAAGDGALLVLQSELVANEQLPGRDADDPRLDTALDNVLEPEQSRAGDAGATLVHRTRKSELRCGAAMEHEVFGPEGIQVSTDANEDLARTTVIARVQPGQSLRVVKYLAYGWSSRRSLPAVYDQVRAAIAAARYTGWDGLVAEQRDYLDDFWATADVEIDGDAELQQAVRLATFHILQAGARAERRCIPAKGLTADGYDGHTFWDTETFCLQVLSFVAPEAAADALRWRKSILPLAFERAETLGLKGAAFPWRTIRGHECSGYWPAGTAAFHINADIADAVKRHVHATGDTKFELEVGLELLVATARLWRSLGSHDSAGNFRIDGVTGPDEYSSIADNNVYTNLMAQQNLRYAAEVAAKHPRSASRLGVDSEEIASWRDAAGAMFIPFDERLGVHPQSEGFTDHQRWNFEETPADCYPLLLNYPYFDLYRKQVIKQADLVLAMQIFPEAFTEEQKRRNFAYYEAITVRDSSLSACTQSVMAARTGHLELAHQYLAEAALVDLQDLAGNTDHGMHIASMAGTWSAVVLGFGGMRCEADGLSFAPVLPPSLSRVSFGLKWQGRRLRVTITSEDVEYQLLDGAPMRLRHHDEPIALDGEAPVTAPTPAAEWVEPVEQPYGRAPRQRT
- a CDS encoding beta-phosphoglucomutase family hydrolase, translated to MLGLPDGTRACLFDLDGVLTDTASVHAAAWKQMFDEYLRRRDGDTFTPFDVAADYGPYVDGKPRLEGTRSFLESRGVALPEGSPDDDADTETLWGLSTRKNDLVQVKITEGVRVYPGSRRYLEAVREAGLVTAVVSSSANAEQILRVTGLETFIDHRVDGVTARERGLPGKPAPDTFLAAAADLEVDTSAAVVFEDALAGVQAGRAGGFGAVIGVDRLDQAAALREHGADVVVTDLADLLERS
- a CDS encoding ATP-dependent DNA ligase; protein product: MTGGGVSGGSRPTMPDLVPPMLPATGELADATDPARWAVEFGWEGHRCVAYVRRGRVRLLSSTARSVTGSFPELAVLAEQAPPGGLVLDGTVVALDEAGRPSRGPLLRRTATLTPDAALRAEVPIGYVVTDLLWCDGRRVLELPYRRRRAELEKLALAGPAILVPPSFGLDEAELVVRTAEQYGLDGLHLKRLDVPYQPGRRTRNWLRVPLRRRRQVLLAGWVPAPGRPDRIAAVLLALPGPEGPRYVGRVGIGAADADARTILAAPSGPPPSAVPDGVAEHARWLAPGLAAAVEHRGRTAAGRLALPSWRGLVPDDERDDDLLDMPAAGGSQGGGPVSPDPVRDTGTRARDEARSRPRADAGAEARSRADAEPRSRAGADVHSRADAGARSRTGTDARSGAGPAGTDAAPVPAAGPEQPGTWHGPLSRRLEQHFVYNTLNTIASLVRTDPPRARELLLGFADLSRAADRAEEPTIRLDEELAAVRAYLQIEGTRFGARLSAEIDDPAAAGVDPGAAVPPLSVLAAVRRGVQEEIEPVPGGGAVHVRLVTDPGGPSCRIEIRPADAVRDPFVLFSVPLDVPEGL